The Sulfolobus acidocaldarius DSM 639 genome has a window encoding:
- the thiC gene encoding phosphomethylpyrimidine synthase ThiC, translating to MSIIEEARRGIITDEIKSISKLEKVSPEKVRKRIAEGKIMLLRNVKRPSKKLVPIGKGLTTKININIGTSSEVIDLDMELEKVKISNKWGDTLMDLSTGGDIDEIRRKIIDKSDLPVGTVPVYQAFIQSFKKKSGGAYFSEDELLSIVERQLKDGVAFMTIHAGLTRELAIRALKSDRVIPIVSRGGDMIAGWMIHNGKENPYRTNWKYLLELFKEYDATISLGDALRPGATADAHDEFQIGELIETARLVKDAINNGVQVMVEGPGHVPLNEVAWDVKLMKKLTGGVPYYVLGPLVIDVGAPYDHIASSIGAAIASAAGADLLCYLTPAEHLSLPNAKQVEEGAIAYRIAAHAGDIVKLGKKVRKWDDEVSYYRGKLEWDKMIEKLIDPEQAYKVYTQFGEPNVKACTMCGGYCPMMWAMEQVKKIG from the coding sequence ATGTCCATAATCGAAGAAGCTAGGAGAGGTATAATAACAGATGAAATAAAAAGTATTAGTAAGTTAGAGAAAGTTTCTCCTGAAAAAGTAAGAAAAAGGATAGCTGAAGGTAAAATAATGTTACTTAGAAATGTTAAGAGACCCAGTAAAAAGTTAGTACCCATAGGTAAAGGTCTAACGACTAAGATAAACATCAATATTGGGACATCCAGTGAGGTAATTGATTTAGACATGGAGCTAGAGAAAGTTAAGATATCGAATAAGTGGGGAGATACTTTAATGGACTTATCCACTGGAGGGGACATAGACGAAATAAGGAGAAAAATTATAGATAAAAGCGACCTTCCTGTAGGTACGGTGCCAGTATATCAGGCGTTCATACAGTCCTTCAAGAAGAAAAGTGGGGGAGCTTACTTCAGCGAAGACGAACTCCTAAGTATAGTTGAAAGACAACTAAAAGATGGTGTGGCATTCATGACAATTCATGCAGGTTTAACAAGAGAACTCGCTATTAGAGCTCTTAAAAGTGATAGAGTTATCCCAATAGTTTCTAGAGGAGGAGATATGATCGCAGGATGGATGATACACAATGGTAAAGAAAATCCTTATCGAACTAACTGGAAATATTTACTAGAGCTTTTTAAGGAATATGATGCTACCATATCTCTGGGAGATGCATTAAGACCAGGTGCAACTGCAGACGCTCATGATGAGTTTCAGATAGGGGAGTTAATAGAAACTGCTAGACTTGTAAAGGATGCTATTAATAACGGAGTTCAGGTTATGGTTGAAGGTCCTGGTCACGTTCCATTAAATGAAGTGGCATGGGATGTGAAACTAATGAAAAAGCTAACCGGAGGCGTTCCATACTATGTATTAGGACCTTTAGTAATCGATGTTGGCGCACCATATGATCATATAGCCTCTTCTATAGGGGCTGCAATAGCCTCAGCTGCGGGAGCAGATCTACTGTGTTATCTTACACCTGCAGAGCATCTCAGTTTACCTAACGCTAAGCAAGTTGAAGAAGGAGCTATAGCATATAGGATAGCAGCTCATGCTGGAGATATAGTGAAATTAGGCAAGAAAGTTAGGAAATGGGATGATGAAGTAAGCTACTACAGGGGTAAACTGGAGTGGGATAAGATGATAGAGAAACTTATTGATCCTGAGCAGGCTTACAAGGTTTATACCCAATTTGGTGAACCCAATGTTAAAGCCTGTACTATGTGTGGTGGCTATTGCCCAATGATGTGGGCTATGGAACAGGTTAAAAAGATTGGCTGA
- the lrs14 gene encoding HTH-type transcriptional regulator Lrs14 — protein MEFEPAKVRLPSGKEIRLIEALKFCYDISDTDFQVLKALIGSDGKNEDDLAEQLKLSKASINRSVNKLVSLGFVERMKDVSSKGGRPKYIYRSIPVDKLIERITEDFKRCAELFGAVLPKELKFSQQ, from the coding sequence ATTGAGTTTGAACCAGCCAAAGTTAGATTACCATCAGGAAAGGAAATAAGATTAATTGAGGCGTTGAAGTTCTGCTATGACATATCAGATACAGATTTTCAGGTATTAAAAGCACTAATAGGAAGCGATGGAAAAAATGAGGACGATTTAGCAGAACAATTGAAATTATCTAAAGCCTCCATAAACAGGAGCGTAAATAAGCTAGTTTCTTTAGGCTTTGTAGAGAGGATGAAGGATGTATCCTCTAAGGGAGGTAGACCAAAATATATTTACAGAAGTATACCAGTTGATAAATTGATAGAGAGAATTACAGAGGACTTTAAACGATGTGCTGAGCTGTTCGGAGCGGTTTTACCCAAAGAATTAAAGTTTAGCCAGCAATGA
- a CDS encoding translation elongation factor, translating to MLKGSIITVLASTEADALNIAERLGKRVESSIYYKKFGEHIRSILVPQKLLDQAEALSVSSAFYLKMSQITSVEGELALLAEASGLKGVVLPPEDSSAFEKIFKDLSIVSMVSNEFKETDGDVNDKGYVYVDRAFNVKGVGTVVLGFSLTEVRPHDKLIALPMKKEVEVKSIQVLDEDQEGVLPGVRIGFALKNVKIEDIEGVTALVKPNIKLVNSIQGFTKFKWTSDADSVHVVAGGIKTIGKIDGNIITLKDEIPITVGRVILLNLNAKPKSSRVYGYAEVK from the coding sequence ATGTTAAAAGGCTCCATAATAACAGTCCTTGCTTCAACAGAAGCTGATGCCCTGAATATAGCTGAAAGATTAGGTAAAAGGGTTGAGTCAAGCATTTACTATAAGAAGTTTGGTGAACATATCAGGTCTATTCTTGTCCCTCAAAAGTTACTTGATCAAGCTGAGGCTCTAAGCGTATCATCCGCATTTTACTTGAAAATGAGCCAAATAACTTCTGTTGAGGGAGAATTGGCTTTACTAGCAGAGGCTTCAGGACTGAAAGGTGTGGTACTCCCTCCAGAAGATAGTTCCGCATTTGAAAAAATCTTCAAGGATTTATCAATAGTTTCAATGGTTAGTAATGAATTTAAGGAAACAGATGGTGATGTGAACGATAAGGGTTATGTTTACGTTGATAGAGCATTTAATGTTAAGGGCGTTGGTACAGTAGTTTTAGGATTTTCGCTTACAGAAGTCAGACCTCACGACAAGTTGATAGCTTTGCCAATGAAGAAGGAGGTAGAGGTTAAGAGTATACAAGTTTTAGATGAGGATCAGGAAGGGGTTTTGCCAGGTGTTAGAATAGGCTTTGCATTAAAGAATGTAAAGATCGAAGACATAGAGGGGGTAACAGCCTTAGTGAAGCCTAACATTAAGTTGGTCAACTCAATTCAAGGATTTACGAAGTTTAAGTGGACTTCAGATGCGGACTCAGTTCATGTAGTAGCAGGGGGCATTAAGACAATAGGAAAGATTGACGGTAATATCATTACCTTAAAAGACGAAATACCTATAACTGTAGGAAGAGTTATCTTACTAAATCTTAACGCTAAGCCCAAGAGTTCTAGGGTATATGGATATGCAGAGGTCAAATAA
- a CDS encoding A24 family peptidase C-terminal domain-containing protein: MLAHTSYLDIKKREVDLKIWAIYAPLVIFFIFNYPHLNLFLYLYSVITVNLIMYFLYRFSMMGGADLILSIILSLSNATTYPIFFPNLSSEGFEPFLVILYGSIIILLSGLVNLFRNLKYTKGYSLTIRLNLAISARRIKVKDFLSSKFLFPLTVIDEKGNQSIRTSFDVEEDDEEWRKLYREYVGKGLIREEDYIWVMWGVPVIPFFFLGYLISLVIGFPI; encoded by the coding sequence ATGTTAGCTCACACATCTTATCTTGATATTAAAAAGAGAGAAGTCGACCTAAAAATATGGGCTATCTACGCCCCTCTAGTAATCTTCTTCATATTCAACTATCCACATCTTAATCTGTTTCTATATTTATATTCAGTCATAACTGTAAATTTAATCATGTATTTTTTATACCGTTTCTCAATGATGGGAGGTGCAGATTTGATACTATCCATAATTCTGTCTCTCAGTAATGCCACGACATATCCCATATTTTTCCCTAATCTTTCATCAGAAGGCTTTGAGCCTTTTCTAGTCATTCTGTACGGTTCTATAATCATACTCCTATCAGGCTTAGTCAATCTGTTCAGGAACTTAAAGTATACAAAAGGTTATTCATTGACGATAAGATTGAATCTTGCTATTTCTGCCAGGAGGATAAAAGTAAAGGATTTTCTATCTTCAAAATTTCTATTCCCATTAACCGTAATAGATGAAAAAGGAAACCAGAGTATTAGAACTAGTTTTGATGTGGAAGAGGATGATGAAGAATGGAGAAAATTATATCGGGAGTATGTAGGGAAAGGTTTAATCAGAGAGGAAGATTATATTTGGGTTATGTGGGGTGTTCCAGTAATTCCATTTTTCTTCTTAGGCTATTTAATAAGTCTTGTGATAGGTTTTCCTATATAG
- a CDS encoding NAD-dependent epimerase/dehydratase family protein translates to MKILITGLGFISSNVAYFLSPKHDIKITYRSLNPVKELYTKILKEKGVDTTKLDVINETQKLEELVKSNDLIVNFVGDIQGDEKVLYMANVEVPSIIAQACKKYNKVMIHASGSTYGVTGKVTIEENHGEGLNPSTAFEKTKLQGEKELLNILGKNAIILRPTLVYGRFNAHVQFVTIYKLVKLGIIPKLEIEFQPVSARYIAYLIDSIANGKLPSRNYFYATECSLVNLSEFFQIYASTINKKGIQIPIPNKLAEIALPKEVKSLLKYAGTVYDCTVMKEYVSNMEFDREEVIENAKFLSTLDKNKILIPT, encoded by the coding sequence GTGAAAATATTAATTACAGGTTTAGGATTTATTTCATCAAATGTAGCTTACTTTTTATCTCCGAAACATGACATAAAAATTACTTACAGGAGCCTTAATCCGGTTAAAGAGTTATACACTAAGATTCTAAAGGAAAAAGGCGTAGATACAACAAAGCTTGATGTAATTAATGAAACACAGAAATTGGAAGAGTTAGTAAAATCTAATGATCTAATCGTAAATTTCGTGGGAGATATTCAAGGGGACGAGAAAGTATTGTACATGGCTAATGTCGAAGTTCCATCAATTATAGCGCAGGCGTGCAAAAAGTACAATAAGGTTATGATCCACGCAAGTGGTTCTACATACGGTGTAACAGGAAAAGTAACTATTGAGGAAAATCACGGCGAGGGTTTAAACCCATCAACCGCTTTTGAGAAAACTAAGCTACAAGGCGAGAAAGAGTTACTCAACATACTGGGTAAGAATGCCATCATACTAAGACCTACATTGGTATATGGAAGATTTAACGCGCATGTGCAGTTCGTCACAATCTATAAGTTGGTTAAGCTGGGAATAATTCCAAAACTTGAAATAGAATTTCAACCTGTTAGTGCTAGATACATAGCTTATCTCATTGACTCCATAGCTAATGGTAAACTGCCCTCGAGAAATTACTTTTATGCTACTGAATGTTCACTTGTAAACTTATCTGAATTCTTTCAGATATATGCTTCAACAATTAACAAGAAGGGGATACAAATTCCTATACCGAATAAGTTGGCTGAGATTGCATTACCTAAAGAGGTTAAGTCCCTATTAAAATATGCCGGAACGGTCTATGATTGTACAGTAATGAAGGAGTACGTCTCTAATATGGAGTTTGACAGGGAAGAGGTTATTGAAAATGCTAAGTTTCTCTCGACGTTAGATAAAAATAAAATACTTATTCCTACGTAG
- a CDS encoding FAD-dependent oxidoreductase: protein MRIVVIGSGPAGLYSAITSSSLGNKVTLVEKEDRLGGTCVLYGCIPSKAMLHPLILSSGIEKVKGNSKIEFNFKEISELGINAVNRVSKGTEYMLEKYNVDIIHGRAILKGNSVEVNGQTLSSDKIIIATGTVKPQVQGSIASDDLPYLDRDFQKVVIIGGGVGGVEYGWLLRALGKEIFVVEKENLLLPRHDPDLRNSVTYTFRKMGFSLLLGKEVKKIERNKVVLDDGKEIEGDIILMSFGRTANVNGFEGVPHDKWIKVNEFMETEIRGVYAAGDVTGSFTAHEAISKGITAGYNASGIASRYRSDGIVKVIYTKPQIAYVGDTTRGKCVKLNMASLTRAIAEKETEGFVKVCVEDDKVIGAVAFSERAEEIVSVLGLAIRYNIKVKELAEYPFPHPSYLETINEIMRELK from the coding sequence ATGCGAATCGTCGTAATTGGTTCGGGTCCTGCAGGTCTATACTCAGCTATAACTTCTTCCTCACTAGGAAATAAGGTCACTTTGGTAGAAAAAGAGGATAGGCTAGGAGGAACCTGTGTACTTTACGGATGCATACCATCGAAAGCCATGTTACACCCCTTAATTCTATCTTCAGGCATTGAAAAGGTAAAGGGTAACAGTAAAATAGAATTCAACTTTAAGGAAATTAGCGAATTGGGCATAAATGCAGTAAACAGAGTAAGTAAGGGTACCGAGTACATGTTGGAAAAATACAACGTAGATATTATACATGGAAGAGCAATATTAAAGGGAAATTCAGTAGAAGTTAACGGACAGACCTTAAGTTCTGACAAGATAATTATTGCTACAGGTACTGTAAAGCCACAGGTTCAAGGCTCAATTGCATCAGATGACTTACCTTACCTAGATAGGGACTTTCAAAAAGTGGTAATTATAGGAGGAGGCGTAGGAGGAGTCGAATACGGATGGTTACTTAGGGCATTAGGTAAAGAGATTTTTGTAGTGGAAAAAGAGAATTTACTTCTCCCTAGACATGATCCTGATCTTCGTAACTCTGTCACATATACCTTCAGAAAAATGGGGTTTAGCCTCCTTCTAGGTAAAGAAGTTAAGAAGATTGAGAGGAATAAAGTTGTTCTAGATGACGGAAAAGAAATAGAAGGTGATATCATTCTAATGAGTTTCGGAAGGACAGCAAATGTTAACGGCTTCGAAGGAGTACCTCATGATAAATGGATAAAAGTCAATGAGTTTATGGAGACTGAAATTAGAGGAGTGTATGCCGCAGGAGATGTCACAGGAAGTTTTACTGCTCATGAGGCTATAAGCAAAGGAATAACTGCAGGATATAATGCATCTGGAATAGCCTCTAGGTATAGAAGTGATGGCATAGTAAAAGTGATTTACACTAAACCTCAGATAGCATATGTGGGGGATACAACGAGAGGTAAATGTGTTAAATTGAATATGGCATCATTAACGAGGGCTATCGCAGAGAAGGAGACAGAAGGATTTGTTAAAGTTTGCGTGGAGGATGATAAAGTAATTGGAGCAGTTGCATTTTCTGAAAGAGCAGAAGAAATTGTAAGTGTATTAGGATTAGCTATAAGATATAACATTAAAGTAAAAGAACTTGCAGAGTATCCATTCCCGCATCCTTCTTATTTGGAAACAATAAATGAGATAATGAGGGAACTAAAATGA
- a CDS encoding aldo/keto reductase — MNLCDKKISSIGLGTWKMGGDYWTPGHGNDNVYIEAIKYTINKGINLIDTAEMYGGGHTEEIVGKAVADFDRESLFITTKVWPNHLKYDDTIKSALASLKRLNTKYIDLYLIHWPNPDVKVEETISAMEKLIDMGVVRCIGVSNFDVKLLDQAIHSTKKYEIVANQIQYSIYRLTPERDVIPFAEKNKVTIIAYSPLGQGSISSESRLKDIALKYGKTQAQVALAYLKRRSIPIPKAVQKTHIDEIADVMKFDLRDEDYNEIRKRFS, encoded by the coding sequence ATGAACTTGTGTGATAAAAAAATTAGTAGTATAGGTTTAGGTACTTGGAAGATGGGAGGAGATTATTGGACTCCAGGTCACGGGAACGATAATGTTTACATTGAAGCAATAAAATATACTATAAATAAAGGAATAAACCTAATCGATACCGCAGAGATGTATGGAGGAGGACACACAGAAGAAATAGTTGGTAAAGCCGTGGCTGACTTTGATAGGGAGTCCCTCTTTATAACCACAAAAGTATGGCCTAATCACCTTAAATATGACGATACAATAAAGTCGGCGCTAGCTAGTTTGAAGAGATTAAACACCAAATATATAGATCTTTATCTGATTCATTGGCCTAATCCTGATGTGAAGGTTGAGGAGACAATATCAGCAATGGAGAAACTAATTGATATGGGAGTTGTCAGATGTATTGGAGTTAGTAATTTTGATGTAAAGTTACTTGACCAAGCCATACACTCCACTAAGAAATACGAAATAGTAGCAAATCAAATTCAGTACAGTATATATAGGCTGACACCAGAAAGGGACGTTATTCCGTTTGCCGAGAAGAATAAAGTAACAATAATTGCGTACTCTCCTTTAGGTCAGGGATCTATATCCTCAGAATCAAGGTTGAAGGATATCGCACTAAAATATGGCAAGACGCAGGCACAAGTTGCATTAGCATATCTAAAGAGAAGATCAATACCTATACCAAAAGCCGTACAAAAAACACATATTGATGAAATAGCTGATGTTATGAAATTTGACCTGAGGGACGAAGATTATAATGAAATAAGAAAAAGATTTTCATAG